One Nitrospirota bacterium genomic region harbors:
- a CDS encoding phosphoribosyltransferase has product MVFKNRRDAGRQVAERLRHYKDREDVLVLGLPRGGAVNAEEIARALHCPMDILIIRKLGFPGQPELAMGAVAETGAVVRNESVIRQGAVTEERFQSEVERQKEEIERRKERYRGGQSIPDVSGKTVILVDDGVATGSTMKAAIQALREAGPARLVVAVPVSSREAEAEIRPMVDEWLCLETPQWFMAIGGFYDDFAQVSDEEVVEILNRRRRE; this is encoded by the coding sequence ATGGTCTTTAAAAACAGGCGCGACGCGGGCAGACAGGTTGCCGAGAGGCTCAGGCACTACAAGGACAGAGAGGACGTCCTGGTCCTGGGGCTCCCGCGCGGAGGGGCCGTCAACGCCGAGGAGATAGCCCGGGCCCTGCACTGCCCCATGGACATTCTCATCATCAGGAAACTGGGCTTCCCGGGCCAGCCGGAGCTTGCCATGGGAGCGGTGGCCGAGACCGGTGCGGTGGTGCGCAACGAGAGTGTCATCCGCCAGGGAGCCGTCACGGAGGAGCGCTTCCAGAGCGAGGTGGAGAGACAGAAGGAGGAGATAGAGCGCCGCAAGGAGCGGTACCGCGGAGGCCAGAGCATCCCGGATGTCTCGGGAAAGACCGTCATCCTCGTCGACGACGGCGTGGCCACCGGCTCCACCATGAAGGCCGCCATCCAGGCCCTCCGCGAGGCGGGGCCGGCCAGGCTGGTGGTGGCCGTGCCCGTCTCCTCCCGGGAGGCGGAGGCCGAGATCAGGCCCATGGTGGATGAGTGGTTGTGCCTGGAAACCCCCCAGTGGTTCATGGCCATCGGGGGGTTCTACGACGACTTCGCCCAGGTGAGCGACGAGGAAGTGGTGGAGATACTCAACCGCCGCCGCCGGGAATAA
- a CDS encoding SDR family NAD(P)-dependent oxidoreductase, with the protein MELQGKVAVITGGGRGLGRAAARLMAREGASVVLMSRTRSEVEEAAHGIGENALAVPGDVSRLPEVERTVARALQAFGGLDILMNNAAVLGPLAPVHEIEPPDWEETFLIDLHAAQMFAHVAVPRMLERGGGKIINVTSGLGEMVYSPFGAYSAAKGALNHLTLIMAAELGGLGIGVNAMDPGVMDTGMQAEVRAMGPDVLGEEVYGEFVSMKESGSLDPPEKAARLAVFLASSASDHLNGEVGTERHYARMGYRPGG; encoded by the coding sequence ATGGAGCTTCAAGGCAAGGTTGCCGTCATAACCGGCGGCGGACGCGGCCTCGGGCGGGCCGCGGCCCGACTGATGGCCCGGGAGGGGGCCTCCGTGGTGCTCATGAGCAGGACCCGCTCGGAGGTGGAGGAAGCGGCCCACGGCATCGGGGAGAACGCCCTGGCCGTGCCCGGGGACGTCTCCCGGCTTCCGGAGGTAGAGCGCACGGTCGCCCGCGCCCTCCAGGCCTTCGGCGGGCTGGACATCCTGATGAACAACGCCGCCGTCCTGGGCCCCCTGGCCCCCGTGCACGAGATAGAGCCCCCGGACTGGGAGGAAACTTTCCTCATAGACCTCCATGCCGCCCAGATGTTCGCTCATGTGGCCGTGCCCCGCATGCTTGAGCGCGGCGGGGGAAAGATAATAAACGTCACCTCCGGCCTCGGGGAGATGGTCTACTCGCCCTTCGGGGCATACTCGGCGGCCAAGGGCGCCCTGAACCACCTCACCCTCATCATGGCCGCGGAACTGGGGGGACTGGGCATCGGAGTCAACGCCATGGACCCCGGCGTGATGGACACCGGGATGCAGGCCGAGGTCCGCGCGATGGGGCCGGATGTCCTGGGCGAGGAGGTCTACGGGGAATTCGTCTCCATGAAGGAATCGGGCTCCCTGGACCCTCCGGAGAAGGCAGCGCGGCTTGCGGTCTTCTTGGCCTCCTCGGCCTCCGACCACCTCAATGGCGAGGTGGGAACCGAGCGGCACTATGCACGGATGGGCTATCGCCCCGGAGGGTGA